From Serinicoccus profundi, the proteins below share one genomic window:
- a CDS encoding DUF58 domain-containing protein, with protein sequence MTEANRPWRVLTTRGKVFLAVGALLVVAGTFLGYEDVTRVGLALVALPVLVLLLMPRRPPRMTVSREVDPARLVPDERGEVEVRFRNVGPRSAVYLAEEHLDYQLGDRPRYVLPRMGTGEERRLRYTVRSRHRGAYALGPIVLRQRDPFGLTFRTLQLSSRTELLVLPRVLGLGDDRLRGSSRGSEGEMPQMVALHGEDDVSIRSYRDGDELRRVHWPATAHRGELMVRQEDRPARRRAVLLLDSRAEAHPGSGLRPSYEWAVSAIASVARHLVADGFVVHLLTDAALRDGSAEHPIELGTAMDALARVETETETRLDQLSAAASAFSSGGVLLIAAVVAHDEGELRTLGAIRQPGSRALAFVIDPTRFDPRPRGEPPTGVLAEAGWRTVTVGPQTEIPEAWTSLRATAVGRSA encoded by the coding sequence ATGACGGAGGCGAACCGCCCGTGGCGCGTGCTGACGACGCGGGGCAAGGTCTTCCTCGCCGTCGGCGCGCTCCTGGTGGTCGCCGGGACCTTCCTCGGCTACGAGGACGTCACCCGGGTGGGGCTGGCGCTCGTCGCCCTGCCCGTGCTGGTCCTGCTCCTCATGCCCAGGCGCCCACCCCGGATGACCGTCTCCCGGGAGGTCGACCCGGCCCGGCTCGTCCCGGACGAGCGGGGCGAGGTCGAGGTACGCTTCCGCAACGTCGGGCCCCGCTCGGCGGTCTACCTGGCCGAGGAGCACCTCGACTACCAGCTCGGCGACCGGCCCCGCTACGTCCTGCCGCGGATGGGCACCGGGGAGGAGCGCCGGCTGCGCTACACCGTCCGTTCCCGGCACCGCGGTGCCTACGCGCTCGGGCCCATCGTGCTCCGGCAGCGGGACCCTTTCGGGCTGACCTTCCGCACCCTCCAGCTCTCCTCGCGCACCGAGCTGCTCGTGCTGCCCCGGGTCCTGGGCCTGGGCGACGACCGCCTCCGCGGCAGCTCGCGCGGCAGCGAGGGGGAGATGCCGCAGATGGTGGCCCTGCACGGTGAGGACGACGTCAGCATCCGGTCCTACCGCGACGGCGACGAGCTGCGCCGGGTCCACTGGCCGGCCACCGCCCACCGGGGCGAGCTCATGGTGCGCCAGGAGGACCGCCCGGCGCGGCGTCGCGCCGTGCTGCTGCTCGACTCGCGCGCGGAGGCGCACCCCGGCTCGGGGCTGCGACCGTCCTACGAGTGGGCGGTCAGCGCCATCGCCTCGGTGGCGCGCCACCTCGTGGCTGACGGCTTCGTGGTCCACCTGCTCACCGATGCCGCCCTGCGCGACGGCAGTGCCGAGCACCCGATCGAGCTCGGCACGGCGATGGATGCGCTGGCGCGCGTCGAGACCGAGACCGAGACGCGGCTCGACCAGCTCTCGGCGGCCGCCTCGGCCTTCAGCTCCGGCGGAGTCCTGCTCATCGCCGCCGTCGTCGCCCACGACGAGGGCGAGCTGCGGACGCTGGGCGCCATCCGCCAGCCGGGCTCCCGAGCCCTGGCCTTCGTCATCGACCCCACCCGCTTCGATCCGCGCCCCCGTGGTGAGCCCCCGACCGGGGTGCTCGCCGAGGCCGGGTGGCGCACCGTGACCGTGGGGCCGCAGACCGAGATCCCGGAGGCCTGGACCTCCTTGCGCGCCACCGCGGTCGGGCGGTCGGCATGA
- a CDS encoding AAA family ATPase has product MSAISPAPDTVDLDAVRSVAGAVHRAVATVIEGKDEAVSTAVTALLAEGHLLVEDVPGVGKTMLAKALAKAIDCRVSRVQFTPDLLPSDITGVSVFNQDSREFEFRRGAIFANVVVGDEINRASPKTQSALLESMEERQVTVDGTTYELPRPFLVMATQNPIEMEGTYPLPEAQRDRFMARISMGYPSASSEMTMLETHGSVSPLDALTAVTTAADVEQQIDNVRGLHIAPALRQYVVEIMSASRSHRMLRLGASPRAGLQLLRAARAHAALAGRDHVLPEDVQAMAVPVLAHRVLPTGEASLAHRGTADIVRDLIERTTVPSGH; this is encoded by the coding sequence ATGTCAGCCATCTCCCCCGCGCCCGACACCGTCGACCTGGACGCCGTGAGGTCCGTCGCCGGGGCGGTGCACCGGGCCGTCGCGACCGTCATCGAGGGCAAGGACGAGGCGGTCTCGACCGCGGTGACCGCGTTGCTGGCCGAGGGCCACCTCCTGGTCGAGGACGTGCCCGGCGTGGGCAAGACGATGCTGGCCAAGGCGTTGGCCAAGGCCATCGACTGCCGGGTGAGCCGGGTGCAGTTCACCCCCGACCTGCTGCCCAGCGACATCACCGGGGTCAGCGTCTTCAACCAGGACTCGCGCGAGTTCGAGTTCCGACGTGGGGCGATCTTCGCCAACGTCGTGGTCGGCGACGAGATCAACCGCGCCTCCCCCAAGACGCAGTCCGCCCTCCTGGAGTCCATGGAGGAGCGCCAGGTCACGGTCGACGGCACGACCTACGAGCTGCCGCGTCCCTTCCTCGTCATGGCGACCCAGAACCCCATCGAGATGGAGGGGACCTATCCGCTGCCCGAGGCGCAGCGCGACCGCTTCATGGCGCGGATCTCGATGGGCTACCCCTCGGCGAGCTCGGAGATGACGATGCTCGAGACGCACGGCTCGGTCAGCCCGCTGGACGCGCTCACCGCCGTCACCACGGCCGCCGACGTCGAGCAGCAGATCGACAATGTCCGCGGCCTGCACATCGCGCCCGCCCTGCGCCAGTACGTCGTCGAGATCATGTCGGCCTCGCGCTCCCACCGCATGCTGCGGCTGGGCGCCTCTCCCCGGGCCGGCCTGCAGCTGCTGCGCGCCGCGCGTGCCCACGCCGCGCTGGCCGGACGGGACCACGTCCTGCCCGAGGACGTGCAGGCGATGGCGGTCCCGGTGCTCGCGCACCGCGTGCTCCCCACCGGCGAGGCCTCGCTCGCCCACCGGGGCACGGCCGACATCGTGCGCGACCTCATCGAGCGCACCACCGTCCCCTCGGGTCACTGA
- the mraZ gene encoding division/cell wall cluster transcriptional repressor MraZ — protein sequence MLFLGTYTPRLDDKGRMILPAKFRERLAGGLVVTRGQEHCLYVFPQADFERLVQQWQDSPTSSKTVRDYQRFFLSGASDEIPDKQGRVTVPPLLRSYAGLTGDCTVIGAGNRLEVWDTEAWAAYTEAHEDSFADLSEEVVPGLM from the coding sequence GTGCTCTTCCTCGGCACCTACACGCCCCGCCTGGACGACAAGGGCCGGATGATCCTGCCGGCGAAGTTCCGGGAGCGGCTCGCCGGTGGGCTCGTCGTGACCCGCGGCCAGGAGCACTGCCTCTACGTCTTCCCGCAGGCCGACTTCGAGCGCCTCGTCCAGCAGTGGCAGGACAGCCCGACCTCCTCCAAGACGGTCCGCGACTACCAGCGCTTCTTCCTCTCCGGTGCCTCCGACGAGATCCCCGACAAGCAGGGCCGCGTCACCGTGCCCCCGCTGCTGCGCTCGTATGCCGGCCTCACCGGTGACTGCACCGTCATCGGGGCCGGCAACCGGCTGGAGGTCTGGGACACCGAGGCCTGGGCCGCCTACACCGAGGCCCACGAGGACTCCTTCGCCGACCTGTCCGAGGAGGTGGTCCCCGGACTCATGTGA
- the rsmH gene encoding 16S rRNA (cytosine(1402)-N(4))-methyltransferase RsmH: MAAQTQRATQDRHVPVLLERCVELLAPALQHEGAVFVDGTLGMGGHTEAVLRACPQARAVGIDRDPQALALASERLAPFGDRFIPVHDVSDDLPATLAEVGPGGPLADAVLFDLGVSSLQLDELDRGFAYRADAPLDMRMDQSVPGTAADVLNTYDARDLVRILRDYGEERFARPIARAIVRRREQEPFTTSGPLVELLHDVVPAASQRSGGHPAKRTFQALRIEVNAELSTWRTGLGEALRSLATGGRIAVLSYHSLEDRITKQGLVAGSTSSAPPDLPVELPEHQPWLRLLTRGAERAGPQEQESNPRSASVRLRAAERLRATPDQPTRPTREETQPR, translated from the coding sequence ATGGCAGCGCAGACGCAGCGAGCGACGCAGGACCGGCACGTGCCGGTCCTGCTCGAGCGCTGCGTGGAGCTGCTCGCCCCCGCCCTCCAGCACGAGGGGGCGGTCTTCGTCGACGGCACGCTGGGGATGGGCGGTCATACCGAGGCGGTGCTGCGGGCCTGCCCGCAGGCGCGGGCCGTCGGCATCGACCGTGACCCGCAGGCCCTGGCCCTGGCGAGCGAGCGGTTGGCCCCCTTCGGCGATCGCTTCATCCCGGTCCACGACGTGAGTGACGACCTCCCGGCCACGCTGGCGGAGGTGGGACCGGGCGGCCCGCTGGCCGATGCCGTGCTCTTCGACCTCGGCGTCTCCTCCCTCCAGCTGGACGAGCTGGACCGAGGCTTCGCCTACCGCGCCGACGCCCCGTTGGACATGCGCATGGACCAGTCGGTCCCCGGCACCGCCGCCGACGTGCTCAACACCTACGACGCCCGCGACCTCGTGCGGATCCTGCGCGACTACGGCGAGGAGCGGTTCGCCCGCCCCATCGCCCGCGCCATCGTGCGACGTCGCGAGCAGGAGCCGTTCACCACCTCCGGGCCGCTCGTGGAGCTCCTGCACGACGTCGTCCCGGCGGCCTCGCAGCGCAGCGGTGGCCACCCCGCCAAGCGCACCTTCCAGGCGCTGCGCATCGAGGTCAACGCCGAGCTGTCGACCTGGCGCACGGGGCTGGGGGAGGCCCTGCGGTCCCTCGCGACCGGGGGCCGCATCGCCGTCCTGTCCTACCACTCGCTCGAGGACCGCATCACCAAGCAGGGGCTGGTCGCCGGCTCCACGAGCTCGGCCCCGCCGGACCTCCCGGTCGAGCTGCCCGAGCACCAGCCGTGGCTGCGCCTGCTGACGCGGGGCGCGGAGCGCGCCGGGCCGCAGGAGCAGGAGAGCAACCCCCGCTCGGCCTCGGTCCGGCTGCGCGCGGCCGAACGCCTGCGCGCGACCCCCGACCAACCGACCCGCCCCACTCGTGAGGAGACCCAGCCCCGATGA
- a CDS encoding peptidoglycan D,D-transpeptidase FtsI family protein — MAPRTGRRSPSSRAVAAGVAHPARRARALMLGVLIVLSLFAAQLVRLQGLDAASVSAAALGERLQSRTIPAARGSITDVDGENLAVSVERRQIIADPTLVVDYERREKGPDGTSQVVGTGYAAAAEVVAGITGADESDVLQRLVEPLGEQYAILVPNASPQEWQEIKAQNIRGVTSDEFMQREYPLGEAAAPLIGWIGSGEMPAGGLELVKHEELTGEPGEALYEIGRDGQRISTGVYEEDPAEPGQDLRLTLDADLQWRAYDAVRTRVKEAGALSGYAAVMDVETGELRALASYPGFDPSDSTQNAEDMRNAAIEDVYEPGSTSKLITAAAALEEGIVEPDTPIEVPVTMTRAGSRFKDAEPHPIEYLTFGGVLAKSSNMGTILYGEKLSDQQIYDWIRKFGIGDRTGLGLPGESAGLVPEPSTWSATTRFTFMFGQGLSGTMLQQMGVFQTVANDGVLVSPSIIAGMVDEDGRYTEEEQKGGRRVISEETAQSLTDMMQSVPSTGGTAPLAAVPGYHVAGKTSTASRVDPETGRYQGEVTSSFMGFAPADDPKYVVAVVIQRPTRISEFGGVIAGPVFSDLMRYALQQEGIAPATTPPTQIDIEYDPEEPVPGQEGVTLGDLAIKDERTDG, encoded by the coding sequence GTGGCACCACGCACCGGTCGTCGCTCCCCGTCCTCTCGCGCCGTCGCGGCCGGCGTCGCCCACCCGGCCCGCCGCGCCCGCGCCCTCATGCTCGGCGTCCTCATCGTCCTCAGCCTCTTCGCCGCACAGCTCGTGCGGTTGCAGGGCCTCGACGCCGCCAGCGTGTCCGCCGCGGCGCTGGGCGAGCGGCTGCAGTCCAGGACCATCCCCGCGGCCCGGGGGAGCATCACCGACGTGGACGGCGAGAACCTCGCGGTCAGCGTCGAGCGGCGCCAGATCATCGCCGACCCCACCCTGGTCGTCGACTACGAGCGCCGCGAGAAGGGTCCCGACGGCACCTCGCAGGTCGTCGGCACGGGGTATGCCGCCGCCGCGGAGGTGGTCGCCGGGATCACCGGCGCCGACGAGTCCGACGTCCTGCAGCGGCTCGTCGAGCCGCTGGGGGAGCAGTACGCCATCCTCGTCCCCAACGCCTCGCCGCAGGAGTGGCAGGAGATCAAGGCCCAGAACATCCGGGGCGTGACCAGCGACGAGTTCATGCAGCGGGAGTACCCGCTCGGGGAGGCGGCGGCGCCGCTGATCGGGTGGATCGGATCGGGCGAGATGCCCGCCGGCGGGCTCGAGCTGGTCAAGCACGAGGAGCTCACGGGCGAGCCCGGGGAGGCGCTCTACGAGATCGGCCGGGACGGCCAGCGGATCAGCACCGGCGTCTACGAGGAGGACCCGGCCGAGCCCGGCCAGGACCTCCGGCTCACCCTCGACGCGGACCTCCAGTGGCGTGCCTACGACGCCGTCCGCACCCGGGTCAAGGAGGCGGGTGCGCTCTCCGGCTACGCCGCGGTCATGGACGTGGAGACCGGTGAGCTGCGGGCCCTGGCGAGCTACCCGGGCTTCGACCCCTCGGACTCCACGCAGAACGCCGAGGACATGCGCAACGCGGCGATCGAGGACGTCTACGAGCCCGGCTCCACCTCCAAGCTCATCACGGCCGCGGCCGCCCTGGAGGAGGGCATCGTCGAGCCGGACACCCCCATCGAGGTGCCGGTCACCATGACCCGCGCCGGGTCACGTTTCAAGGACGCCGAGCCCCACCCCATCGAGTACCTCACCTTCGGCGGCGTGCTCGCGAAGTCCTCCAACATGGGCACGATCCTCTACGGCGAGAAGCTCAGCGATCAGCAGATCTACGACTGGATCCGCAAGTTCGGCATCGGTGACCGGACCGGTCTCGGGCTTCCCGGAGAATCGGCCGGTCTGGTGCCCGAGCCCTCCACGTGGAGCGCCACCACCCGGTTCACCTTCATGTTCGGCCAGGGCCTCTCGGGCACGATGCTGCAGCAGATGGGCGTCTTCCAGACGGTCGCCAACGACGGGGTGCTCGTGTCGCCCAGCATCATCGCCGGCATGGTCGACGAGGACGGGCGCTACACCGAGGAGGAGCAGAAGGGCGGTCGCCGGGTCATCTCCGAGGAGACCGCCCAGAGCCTCACCGACATGATGCAGTCGGTGCCGTCGACCGGCGGCACCGCGCCCCTGGCCGCGGTCCCCGGCTACCACGTGGCCGGCAAGACGAGCACCGCCAGCCGGGTCGACCCCGAGACGGGTCGGTACCAGGGCGAGGTGACCTCCTCGTTCATGGGCTTCGCCCCGGCGGACGACCCGAAGTACGTCGTGGCCGTCGTCATCCAGCGGCCGACCCGGATCAGCGAGTTCGGTGGCGTCATCGCCGGTCCGGTCTTCTCCGACCTCATGCGTTACGCCCTCCAGCAGGAGGGCATCGCGCCGGCCACCACCCCGCCGACGCAGATCGACATCGAGTACGACCCGGAGGAGCCCGTCCCGGGCCAGGAGGGTGTCACACTGGGGGACCTTGCCATCAAGGACGAAAGGACCGATGGGTGA
- a CDS encoding UDP-N-acetylmuramoyl-tripeptide--D-alanyl-D-alanine ligase, whose product MIPLTLGEIARVTGGRVHPGSPDTAATLITGPVVTDSREAGPGGLYVARRGESADGHDFVAGAAGLGAAAALTNRPVDDLPCVVVEEDPARLSPRPDRPPYDAVTRAFAALAREVHDRCVAHDGLRTVAITGSSGKTSTKDLMAQVLAGLGPTLAPEASYNSEVGLPLTVCRLTEDTAYLVAEMGASGIGHIAHLTQAAPPDVSVVLNVGSAHLGEFGSREAIAQAKAEIVAALGEGGLAVLNADDALVSAMAPVAERVGARTVLVGLAPDAEIRAQDVRLDDRGRASFLLTAPGGVAEPVSLQLAGEHQVGNALAVAAVAAEWGMPWAEVAAALTAATPRSRWRMEVSERADGVVVVNDAYNANPESMRAALRALAAMRREGGRTVAALGGMLELGADSDAEHEGVGATAAELGVDELVVVGLVARPAATAYLAAGGARATTVTDRHEARTHLEETLRPGDVVLLKSSRDSGLRLLGDELVGVDT is encoded by the coding sequence GTGATCCCCCTGACCCTCGGTGAGATCGCCCGCGTGACCGGCGGTCGTGTGCACCCGGGTTCCCCTGACACCGCAGCGACGCTCATCACCGGCCCTGTCGTCACCGACTCCCGCGAGGCCGGGCCCGGAGGGCTCTACGTCGCGCGGCGCGGTGAGAGCGCCGACGGGCACGACTTCGTCGCCGGTGCCGCCGGTCTCGGCGCCGCCGCTGCATTGACCAACCGACCCGTCGACGACCTGCCCTGCGTCGTCGTCGAGGAGGACCCGGCACGCCTGTCCCCCCGGCCGGACCGGCCGCCCTACGACGCCGTCACCCGCGCCTTCGCCGCGCTGGCGCGCGAGGTGCACGACCGCTGCGTCGCCCACGACGGGCTGCGCACGGTCGCCATCACCGGCTCCTCCGGCAAGACCTCCACCAAGGACCTCATGGCGCAGGTGCTGGCCGGCCTCGGGCCGACGCTCGCGCCCGAGGCGTCCTACAACTCCGAGGTCGGGCTGCCGCTGACCGTGTGCCGCCTCACCGAGGACACGGCATACCTCGTGGCGGAGATGGGGGCCTCCGGGATCGGGCACATCGCCCACCTCACCCAGGCGGCGCCTCCCGACGTCTCGGTCGTGCTCAACGTCGGCAGCGCCCACCTCGGCGAGTTCGGCTCGCGGGAGGCCATCGCGCAGGCCAAGGCGGAGATCGTGGCAGCGCTGGGCGAGGGTGGCCTGGCCGTCCTCAACGCCGACGACGCCCTGGTCAGCGCCATGGCCCCGGTCGCCGAGCGGGTCGGTGCCCGCACGGTCCTCGTCGGTCTCGCCCCGGACGCCGAGATCCGGGCGCAGGACGTGCGCCTGGACGACCGAGGTCGAGCATCGTTCCTGCTCACGGCGCCCGGTGGGGTCGCCGAGCCGGTCTCGCTCCAGCTCGCGGGGGAGCACCAGGTCGGCAACGCCCTCGCCGTCGCCGCGGTCGCCGCGGAGTGGGGTATGCCGTGGGCCGAGGTCGCGGCCGCCCTCACCGCTGCGACGCCCCGCTCCCGGTGGCGGATGGAGGTCTCCGAGCGCGCCGACGGGGTGGTCGTCGTCAACGACGCCTACAACGCCAACCCGGAGTCGATGCGGGCCGCGCTGCGGGCGCTGGCCGCCATGCGGCGTGAGGGTGGCCGCACCGTGGCCGCCCTCGGCGGGATGCTCGAGCTGGGTGCCGACAGCGACGCCGAGCACGAGGGCGTGGGCGCCACCGCGGCCGAGCTGGGCGTCGACGAGCTCGTCGTCGTGGGGCTGGTCGCGCGGCCGGCCGCGACGGCATACCTCGCGGCGGGAGGTGCGCGGGCCACCACGGTCACCGACCGGCACGAGGCCCGCACCCACCTGGAGGAGACGCTGCGCCCCGGTGACGTCGTCCTGCTCAAGAGCAGCCGCGACTCCGGGCTGCGCCTGCTCGGCGACGAGCTCGTCGGGGTGGACACCTGA
- the mraY gene encoding phospho-N-acetylmuramoyl-pentapeptide-transferase, which translates to MVNVLLAGAVAMVFSLFGTPLFIRFLVRRGYGQFIRDDGPTSHHTKRGTPTMGGAVIIGATVAGYVLSHVLLILLDVTGILEVTHSRFSLSAILVLFLITGLGFIGFLDDYTKISKQRSLGLTSAEKLTGQTIIAILFALAALLLQGDSTRAPASTAISFVRDTSFDLAFAGPVLGVILFIIWANILIAGASNGVNLTDGLDGLATGASVMVFAAYSVIGIWQYNQNCQLAPGANCYDVRDALDLAVVACSVAGACFGFLWWNASPAKIFMGDTGSLALGGGLAGLAITTRTELLLAVLGGLFVMITLSVIIQVASFKLTRKRVFRMAPLQHHFELLGWAEVTIVIRFWIIAGICVAVGLGLFYGEWVANL; encoded by the coding sequence ATGGTCAACGTCCTGCTCGCCGGCGCGGTCGCCATGGTCTTCTCCCTCTTCGGCACCCCGCTGTTCATCCGCTTCCTCGTGCGCCGCGGCTACGGTCAGTTCATCCGCGACGACGGTCCCACCTCGCACCACACCAAGCGCGGCACGCCGACGATGGGCGGGGCGGTCATCATCGGCGCGACCGTGGCCGGCTACGTCCTGTCCCACGTGCTGCTCATCCTGCTGGACGTCACCGGCATCCTCGAGGTCACCCACTCCCGCTTCAGCCTCAGCGCGATCCTCGTGCTCTTCCTCATCACCGGGCTGGGCTTCATCGGCTTCCTCGACGACTACACCAAGATCTCCAAGCAGCGCAGCCTCGGCCTCACGTCGGCGGAGAAGCTCACCGGCCAGACGATCATCGCCATCCTCTTCGCCCTCGCCGCGCTGCTCCTGCAGGGCGACAGCACCCGGGCCCCGGCCTCGACCGCGATCTCCTTCGTCCGCGACACCTCTTTCGACCTGGCCTTCGCGGGGCCGGTGCTGGGCGTCATCCTCTTCATCATCTGGGCCAACATCCTCATCGCGGGCGCCTCCAACGGCGTCAACCTCACCGACGGCCTCGACGGGCTCGCCACCGGCGCCTCGGTCATGGTCTTCGCCGCCTACTCCGTCATCGGCATCTGGCAGTACAACCAGAACTGCCAGCTGGCCCCGGGCGCCAACTGCTACGACGTCCGCGACGCCCTGGACCTCGCCGTCGTCGCGTGCTCGGTCGCCGGTGCCTGCTTCGGCTTCCTGTGGTGGAACGCCTCGCCGGCCAAGATCTTCATGGGCGACACCGGCTCGCTCGCGCTCGGCGGCGGGCTCGCCGGCCTGGCCATCACCACCCGGACCGAGCTGCTCCTGGCGGTGCTCGGCGGGCTCTTCGTCATGATCACGCTGTCGGTGATCATCCAGGTCGCCAGCTTCAAGCTCACCCGCAAGCGGGTCTTCCGGATGGCGCCCCTGCAGCACCACTTCGAGCTGCTCGGCTGGGCCGAGGTCACCATCGTCATCCGGTTCTGGATCATCGCCGGGATCTGCGTGGCCGTCGGGCTCGGCCTCTTCTACGGCGAGTGGGTGGCCAACCTGTGA
- the murD gene encoding UDP-N-acetylmuramoyl-L-alanine--D-glutamate ligase, with amino-acid sequence MSAPLSELTHRDADWAGLRALVTGLGVTGFAAADALMQHEAQVTVLDVGNASETQETQAGILGILGADVRRGPEHVDAWPQHDGAPLEVDVVVTSPGWRPDHPVLASALERGIPVWSEIELAWRLRPRVGAAPWLVVTGTNGKTSTVQLLTSMLQAAGLRAIATGNVGTPVLDAVQHPDPYDVVAVELSSFQLHFTHTMSPLASCVLNLAPDHVDWHGSLEAYAADKARIYARTQVACVYNVQDPQTEAMVEEAEVVEGCRAIGFTLGTPGLSMVGLVDDVLADRAFVEERRTSAAELGTLEDLARASGGDGTAAPAPHLVANALAAAALARAAGITPAAVREGMRAFRSDAHRMSVVAERDGLTWVDDSKATNPHAALAALRAYPDIVWVAGGQLKGAEVDDLAAEVAPRLRAVVLLGADRERIAQAVRRHAPDVPVHDAGVTDHGDMAALDRVMDDVVARCASLAQPGDVVLLSPAAASLDMFPSYGSRGDVFAAAVRRHLGEAPA; translated from the coding sequence GTGAGCGCCCCCCTGTCCGAGCTCACCCACCGGGACGCCGACTGGGCCGGTCTGCGCGCCCTGGTCACCGGCCTCGGCGTCACCGGCTTCGCCGCGGCCGACGCCCTCATGCAGCACGAGGCGCAGGTCACCGTGCTCGACGTCGGCAACGCCAGCGAGACGCAGGAGACGCAGGCCGGGATCCTCGGCATCCTCGGGGCGGACGTCCGCCGTGGCCCCGAGCACGTCGACGCGTGGCCGCAGCACGACGGCGCCCCGCTGGAGGTCGACGTCGTCGTGACCTCCCCCGGCTGGCGCCCCGACCACCCGGTGCTCGCGAGCGCGCTGGAGCGGGGCATACCCGTGTGGAGCGAGATCGAGCTGGCCTGGCGGCTGCGGCCCCGGGTCGGCGCCGCGCCCTGGCTCGTCGTGACCGGCACCAACGGCAAGACCTCGACCGTGCAGCTGCTCACCTCGATGCTGCAGGCGGCCGGTCTCCGGGCCATCGCCACGGGCAACGTCGGCACCCCGGTGCTCGACGCCGTGCAGCACCCCGACCCCTACGACGTCGTGGCGGTCGAGCTGTCCAGCTTCCAGCTGCACTTCACCCACACCATGAGCCCGCTGGCCTCGTGCGTGCTCAACCTCGCGCCCGACCACGTCGACTGGCACGGATCGCTCGAGGCGTATGCCGCGGACAAGGCCCGGATCTACGCCCGCACCCAGGTGGCGTGCGTCTACAACGTGCAGGACCCGCAGACCGAGGCGATGGTCGAGGAGGCCGAGGTGGTCGAGGGCTGCCGCGCCATCGGGTTCACCCTCGGCACCCCGGGCCTGTCCATGGTGGGCCTCGTCGACGACGTCCTCGCCGACCGCGCCTTCGTCGAGGAACGCCGCACCTCGGCCGCCGAGCTGGGCACCCTCGAGGACCTGGCGCGGGCCTCCGGTGGCGACGGCACGGCCGCCCCCGCCCCGCACCTCGTCGCCAACGCGCTCGCGGCTGCCGCCCTGGCGCGCGCCGCGGGCATCACCCCGGCCGCCGTCCGGGAGGGGATGCGCGCCTTCCGCTCCGACGCCCACCGGATGAGCGTGGTCGCCGAGCGGGACGGGCTCACCTGGGTCGATGACTCCAAGGCGACCAACCCGCACGCCGCGCTCGCCGCGCTGCGGGCCTATCCCGACATCGTCTGGGTCGCCGGCGGCCAGCTCAAGGGCGCCGAGGTGGACGACCTCGCCGCCGAGGTCGCCCCGCGGTTGCGCGCCGTCGTGCTGCTGGGGGCCGACCGGGAGCGGATCGCGCAGGCCGTGCGCCGACACGCGCCTGATGTCCCGGTCCACGACGCCGGCGTCACCGACCATGGGGACATGGCTGCGCTGGACCGGGTGATGGACGACGTCGTGGCGCGGTGCGCCTCGCTCGCCCAGCCCGGCGACGTGGTCCTGCTCTCCCCTGCGGCCGCGTCGCTCGACATGTTCCCCAGCTACGGCAGCCGCGGTGACGTCTTCGCCGCCGCCGTGCGCCGACACCTCGGGGAGGCTCCCGCGTGA